The genomic segment AGAACAAATGGAGCATGCAATGGCGGTGGTATAAACAAGTGCCCATCTCCTAAGCTCCCTCTGGTGGCTTCGGAGCACCCCCGCAAGTGGACCCTTTGCCTTAGTTTCCCTTGGGTACCTCAGGGAGTACACTTCAAGCTCTTCCTTAAATGGCCCCCAACATGAGCGGTGGTTTGTTACAAAATGCTTGTGCAAACAATCTCTAACAAATGCCCCAGAACTAgagtccccaccacccccactgcatcTGGTCCTTGTTCTCCTCACCGCCCCAGAATCTTCCATCACAGCCAGATTCCTTTTCTTTCCCATTCGTTCCCTGTGGTACCCTGCCCATTCTGTAGAGGTGCAACCCAGCATTTCCCAGCAGGAACTCCCACACCTCTCTGCTGGGAGCATCCTTCACTGTTCAGCTCTCTCTGCCTTCCTCATGGCCATGCTGTCCAGCAAGGAGATGTTTACTGGTGAgcccctctcccactcctcctGTCTTCACCCTTCTCTGGCCCTTGGTTCTGTAACCTCCAGGCACCTCCCTTTGCTGCTCCTTTGCCTTCAACTTTCTGGCTCGGGGACACCAGCCAACAAATCCTGGGCGGTGCCCCAGTCCCAGAAACCACCATCTCCATCTGGCAGCTCACATCCCCAGCATGAGTCCCGTACTCTCACTTGCCTCTCCAGATGCTTCTCCACCCTCTCACTGGGCTCTGGAGCCAGATCAGGAGAGCTGAGCCCAGCTTTGCTGCATGAGCCAGCTAGCCCATTGCAGAAGGACCAGGGTCCTGTTGGTTGTTAGCCAGAAAGCTGGGCTGAAGCACATCAGTGGGTCCTTCAAAATACATCACATCCTCTGACCTGGAATATTGCTTGTTGGCCATTAGCGCCACGGCTGTTTTCTGTTGCCAAGACAGTGGCTGAGTTGTCATCCAAGCGAAGAGCAAAACGTACCCTTCTGTTTCTAGGAAACCTGTCAGAGGAGGACTTGAGAGCTCATGCTAATTAGTCATGCTGATTTTGTAGCCCTCTGCGAGGGTGGtataatccccattttacagctggaggaACAGAGGCATGGGGAGGGCAGCGTGGCTTTCCAAACACAGTGATGGGTGTCTTAACTCTTgggcctctgccctgcccactagAAGACTCTTCCATGTTGTTTAATAGGGTGTTTTTCATCAGCGTTACTCAGAGCAAACCTCAGTGCAGCAAAGGTAGTTGCAGTGTTGCTGCTCTCCCCTTGCCATTAGCCGAAGAGCTAATAAATCATCTGCTGCAAGGTCAGGAAGGTAAAAGAACAGCTGATCCTCCCTGGCCCTTCCGCCAGCTGACTGGGAAGCACACACAAGTGACTGTCTCCCTCCAAAGCGGTCGTGTTCGCTCGCTCTCTTTGGTAGACTGAGGTTCCGTCTCGAACTGCCTGAACATGCGACTTTCATGGCATGGTATTGTCTCCCAGTGTGCATCTGCcagcctccctctgcagccagtttGAAGGTTAGCTGCAAGGCTTTTCTGCTTGGATTGATTCTCCCCTAGTCTTTCTCCTCCATTTATCTTTCTCAGCTGCCCCCTCTCCGTTTTGCCAGCTGCATCAATAACGCTGTTACCTATTTTCCCCCAGAGCTTTTAAAGTACTTCAGAGATGGGGGCAaagtacagatggggaaaccaaggcacagagcagTTAGTGACTCCCCAAGATCACACagtaagccagtggcagagccaggatcaGAACCCTTGTCTCTAAGGTCCCGGTGGAGTGCTCTGTCTGCTAGTTTACACTGCCTGCGAGCCTAGCACTTTGAACGCTGCTCTGAATGCCGGTTAAGTATGAGGGATACTGTTTGAGTTTCAAAAACAAACGTATTCTGCTTTGATAGCTGCACACAAAACTGCCAGGAAAGAATCAACAAATTAGTCTAATCGTGGGGTGATGCACCTGATTAGTGTGGGCTAAATTAAGCCGGTTGCCATGGTTCCCAGAAAATGTCTGGCAAGCTGTCTAAATTTGCTCAGTTGCTTTCCTCAGGATGACTTTGTTTCCTCCTCCTGCACGCTGTCTGCTTGATGCTTTAAAAAGTTTTGCTGAAAGGTGGCTCTTAATCAAACAATTTTTTGACAGTTATGGGGCCCTGCCGCTTCCTTCTGTCTAGTTCCCCAGGCCTGGCACAACCTTGCAGCCCCATTTTGCAGTATGCGAAGATTTTTCTGTAGCAGCGATTGCAGCTTCTAAAGCAGGAAGCCAGAGGTGATAGTAGTAGCCTGCCCAGCTGGAGTCCTGTCATGTGTCTctggggttgggtttttttcagcCTGTGATTTGTAGAATATTACCTATGGGGTAGCAGTGGCTTCTGGTGACCTTTGCTGGCTGGTATTTTCTGTGTAGTGAGTCTCTGATTACTTATCTGCTGGGCAGTATTGCCTAGTGGATAGAGTGTTGGACTAAGTCTCAGCAAACCTGCTATATAATCTTGGACAATTCGCTTCCTTTTGCTGAGCCTGTTTTCCCGCCAGCCTTTTGCTGTCTGTTGGGACAGTAATGCCATGAAGACCTTGCAGCGTGTGTCTGTGTAGCACTTAGAACCCCCACAGAAGATCAGCTGCAATGAGCATACAAACAAGTACGTTCATGACTTGCACCATCTCAGCTGGCCCCATTTGCTGCAAGGTCAGGAACTGCTAAGAGGAAGCTGAGCTgttctcctctccctccagctgaggcagggagcttggcgtacgtgtgtgtgtgggatCGTGCTCTGCCTGCACAGTATCTGCTCTTAGAATAAATAGAGATGGACAGTCTCCAGGGATGTCAGTCTAGTACTTGTCACTGCTATAGTGCTCATTTTTAAAGCGCTGTTGTAAACCCACCGGCTTGAAAATCCCAGTGCTGCTGtctttcagccctgcaattacgAGTGTCTGGTATTTCCCCCTTGTGTCCTGTCTCCCTTGGAACAGCACAAGCCTTGTCTTTTGCTACAGAAAGAATCTGAAAACCCCTTGCAGCTTTCCAACCTCAGAGATGATCGTCCTCTGTTTAACCCTTCAAGAGAAACAGTGGTGATAGGGTCCTTACGCTGCTGTCACCTTAAGCCACCATTCTGCCCGGGGGGTTTTTGTTCCGTGATGTGTTTTAACAGCCTCAGCAGAGAAGCCAACAAGGGGTGAGGTGGAGATGGGCTGCTTGTTTCATTTGCTACTAAACATCAGCCACCATCCAGGGATAGCAGCTTCAGGCTCTATCAGCCTAGGTTAGAGTCAAGCCGATGATTAAGTGGAGAGAGGTCCCGTTTCTGCTTCTGCTCCTTgagccctccagcccctcctgaaATGTATTTAAAGCAGGTCTTCCTAACACcctctgcatgtgtgtgtttgtgtcttgGCTTCTTAACAGTTCTGGGACCACTTGGACCACACAATGCTATTCCCagacttcagaccatttctgagCAGCAGCTCACTGGATCAAGACAGCAGAGACAACGAAAGGGGCCATCAGGCACATGCGGATCTCTGGGGACCAAGCAGACCCCCGCGGCTGCCCATGACACGGAGGTACAGGTCCCGGGGCAGCTCCCGTCCTGATAGGTCTCCGGCTATTGAAGGGTAAGTGGTGAGACTTTCAGCCTACTTATCCCAGCTTGTTTTGGTCTCCCTCCTGCTCAAGCTGCCAGACTTCCCAGAGTTTTCTATCCCTCTGCAAACTAAGGCTGCATGACCTTGGAGACCCAGCTGGAGCCACTCCTGAGTTGGGTGCTAAAGAGATGCCCCTTGGGATGCCCCAAGAGTGCTGCCAGCATGAGACCAAGAATGAATACCAGTCATGACTAGCGTtcgctgtaagctgagcacttctaCAGAcgctcaggagagagtcacatgctgcccagctgatcagcagagcttcCACAGTGAGGTTTTGTtcctattgctggtgcacattcacacaagcctcagtgcacagaaaaaaaattatgctgcacatgaatggaaaagattagagggaacatcagTTGTGACCTCCGAATCCCTGAACAGCAGCATGATGCTCTCCTGTTAGATTGCAGAATTCCCttctcctccacacacacctcccctATCATCTTCATTCTTAACACTATGGGCCTGTGGTGGGTTTAGAGGACAGCAGTAGTACTGGGTCAGAGTTCTTACCTTGATAAAGTCCCAAATTGGTGCCCCTTCATCAGAAGGGAATCCCAGTGCGTATTTCCATCTTAGCCTGCTCTAATtgtccccagctgctgccattccGGAGCACAAGCTTAAAGCAGGAATTGTGAAAGTGCTGAACCAGGAGTTGTGAAGTGCTAAGGGAAGGTGCTTGGGCAGTTGTGGGGCATGCTGAGAGGGAGGTACAAGAGCTCTTGTTTGGAAAGGGGAAGGCAGGCAGATAGTTGCCTGGAAGGAGTGAAAGAAGTGGAATGGTCTTTTTGGCTTTCTAACCAGCATTCCCTCTCTTTTTCCCATCCCatcagcagaataaattttatttgcattgaggcatgtgtggatgtgcaccacccatataaacacatgttgctggctgtgggtagctgtgggcactctgctaatccagctgagcagcacctgaatctctcctaggtggctatTGAAGTGCTCAACTTCTATGGGAGCACTGCTCCTAATTCCCCTGGGTGGGCATGTACTTGGCCCAGAGGATACAGAGAGCTAACACAGTAACAGGGCAAGGACATCATGTGGTCACAAGTCTCCATGCTGCATCTGGTGCTGCTACAGTTGCGGGAGGATAGACTTTGAGTCACTGAATATCCCAAGAAACTagggcccagatttttaaaggggtTTCAGCATCGCAGGGCTCGGCACTTCAGTGCCTTCCTGATCTAAGgaacctaaatctccttttcaAAAAATGGATTTAGACACTTagaagcccttttgaaaatgagatgtaGGCTCCATAAACCAGttaggcattgcagcccctctaaTCCTTAAAAACCTCGACTGGCTTAGCTCTGGTTCTTTTGCCTTACCAGCAATTTCCATTACTCAGAGGATGAGATAGTGAGACATGAGGTCTCCTCCGATCCAGGACATGTAATTTAAAACTCCAGATTCCTCCAAGAATCAGTGCACACTATTGCCTGAATTGAACATTTTCTCTTCCTTTAATCTCCTTCCCCACAGCAATGAGAACTATTGGTGCAGGGACATGAGTTGGTGCCCTAGAAATCTCAACACTTTGCTTTCCCTTCCCGACCCCGTACACCGGAGAAGTTTGCATTGCTTTAACATGCTTCCTTCCTCCTATCTGTTGTGCTCGCTCTCGGAGGAAAGATTTACAACCACCACTTCCCAGAAGCCTGGCTTTCAGAGGGAGGGACCAGCTGCTAATTTTGGGAGGAGCTGGTGCTTTGCTATCCTCCCCTTACTACAATGTTGTTACTTGCCTGTGTGGTTTTTTCTCCTAATGGATTTGCTCaatttttttaaccctttcttcTTAACAGAATAATACAGCAGATCTTTGCAGGGTTTTTTGCAAACTCCGCAATTCCAGGCTCTCAGCACCCTTTTTCCTGGTGAGTAGCGAGCAGCTTTTAACACTCCCATCTCGGATCAGATTGTTGCAATAGACAAATGTTGTGCTGCAATCTGTTATGCCTATACAATAAATGGCACTGCACCATGGGATGGCTTTTGTGCTGTCAGATCTGTACTCAGATGAATGGCTTCATCTCTGGGATCCCACAAGGTAATGGGCTATATAAGTACAAGATCACTGCTGCTATTGGATTGAATTTCAGTGCAAGAAAATGTCAGCTTTGTATTGAGCTTGATGGAATTTCTCTTACTCTGTCCCTCTCCACAGGAGCGGAATGCTGCACTCAAATCCAGGTGATTATGCATGGggacagagtggccttgatgctATTGTGACCCAGGTAAGACTTGCACATGTGGAGAGCCACCCCCAGTTCAGCTGCCCAAGTCTTATAGTCTGTGCCAGTAGGATTTTTGTATCTTTCACACTCCTCCCCTATCAATATCACTTCCTTCTATTGATAATCACTTCTTCGTGGATTTTAAAACCAGCAGGATCTGTTGAGTAGAGTGTATGCttaaaatgtttgcagatgacaccaagctgggaggaacTGCCATCACTTTGGGCAGCAGGATTACAGTTCAGGGTGAtgctgacaaattggagaatttggtccaacaaagacaagtgcaaagtgcttcacttaaGAAGGAGAAATCACATGTGTAACTACAAAATTGGGGGTAACTGGCAAGGGGGTCAGGcagctgaaaaggatctgggggttataacGAATCATACATTGAATATGAGTCACTAGTGTgatgcaaaaacagcaagaagttctgtggcaccttatagacttaacagatttttggagcataagctttcgtgggcaaagactgttagtctacaaggtgccacaagacttcttgtgtttttgcagatgcagactaacacggctgcccctctgataatTGGTGATGCTGTTGGTTAAAAGGTTAATATCACTCttgggtttattaacaaaaatattGTCTGTAAGACACTGGAggtaattacagaatcacagggctggaagggacctcaggaggtcatctagtccagccccctgcttcaagcaggatcaacccctactaagtcatcccagccaggaccttgtccagccaggacttaaaaacctcaagggatggagaatccaccacctctctaggcaacgcattccaatgcttcaccacccgcctggtgaagtagtttttcctagtatctaacctacagctctccctcttcaacttctgaccattactcctttgttctgccatctgacaccactgagaacagtttctcaccctcctttttagagctccccttcaggaagttgaaggctgctattaaatcacctctaagtcttctcttctgtaaactaaacccTGCTCTACTCTGTATTGGTGAGGGATCATCTGTATTACTCTGTCCAATTGTGGGTGCCACGCGtctggaaagatgtggacaaattagagagagtCTGGAGGAAAGggacaaaaatgatcaaaggtttagaaaagaaaaagggcATATTTAGGATTGAGAGAAGAGGACTGCAGGGAGGACTGGGTAAGTCTCTTCAAATACTCTACAGGCTGTTTTATAACAAGGACTCTGACTAATTGTTCTCCACGTCTGCTGAAGACAGAAGCTGCAGCAATGTTTTTAATgtacagcaagggagatttaggttagacattaggaagagTTTTCTGCCTCTAAAGGGAGCTAGGCTCTGGAACAGGCTTgccagggaggttgcagaatcccCATTGTTGGAGGTTttgaagaacaggttggacaaactccTGTCAGAATGGTTCTGCATCATCAagggaggctggacttgatgactcctTGATATTCCTTCAACACTACAcatctatgatttcatgattagATCATCTCGTTTTGACTTTCTGTGTAGCATATGGTGTATAAAATTTCTTTGTTACCCCTGCATGGAGCCCAGTTACGTGTCTGAGTAAAACATCTCTTTCAGAAAGGCATCTGGTTATCATTTGAAGATGTCAAAAGATGGAAAATCCGCCACTTTCCTTGATGGTTTATGCCATTGGTTCATTacactcactgttaaaaatttaggTCTTATTGCTAACGTGAATTTGTCTGGCACTGGATCTTGTTACACCTGTCCCCACTAGAGTCCTTTAGCATCTTGTGCCCATGTAGGTCCTTAAACTCCATCAGTAAGTGCTCTCTTGATcgttgataaattaaacagtttcTTTAAGTGACTCACTGCCAGGCATTAATTCCAGCCCTCGGATCATTTTTGAGACTAATGATTTTTGGGAGCAGCTGATCCACAACCATCAGCTCACCTCAGTACCTGCTTTGAGAACATGTCTTGTTAGAGTTGCATCTGGTAATTTAGTGCAACTCTTGTGGTTTTGCTGTGACTCATCTCTGTTATTACCCCAAATGTCGTGGCACGAGGGGTTCCTGATTACGAATCAATGAGGCTGCTAATCCCTTTAAGCTATTTTTAGTGATAGTTGAGAACGCTCAGAGGGTGGAGTAGAGCTGGTTATGATAGTTTTTGCTTCATCTCTACTCAAAAAGGTGGATGGGTAGATGTCAGGGCCATGGGCCTCtcacccccatctgcaggcagatgTGATTCTgagccagcagggagaacagaaggtttattagttgacagggacacagtgtagaacacACATCCCAGcgcagaaaccagaagccatcgatataatccatcttggggagagggctAGAGCCAAGACCCTggacctccccctgcctcccaagcCAGCAGAGGCTCCCTCACTCCAGCAGCCTGGTCCAAAACCAAACCAGCCAGCAGAAGTGGGAAAacatacccaaaaagttacttgaataaaagtgcagcagctttcacttctggatacttgaatacAATCTTGATGTggtgtgcgcgcacgcgcgcgcacacacacgtgtacttttactcaagtagttttctggGGAGGCCCCAAAGCAGCCGCacctttactcaagtaacttttcccACCTCTACTAGCCAGGCCCATGCCCTTGTCTTGCTTCCCCAGGCAAAAGGTGTCACTttgctgcaccccctcccacgctCAGGTTACAAATGGTATGGCTATTGTGTACCTGAGCAAAGCTGTTGCATGGAAATGCCCATCACTGGCTAGGAATTTGGTGCAGTGccaaaggaaactgaggcacgtccACGCGGTTACTACAGGACACATGCAATATAACAAGGGGATTAAACTCCCCACAATCCCCACCTTGTCACAGCTCTTAGCACTGAGGGTGGAGCGGCTGCATCAGGATACTGGCTTCACAGGTCTGCTGCTGACTGGCTGATGCACCTTGGATGAATCTTCTTTCTATGCCTTGCTTTCCCCGGTATAGAACTGGGATCTATACCTCCCTGTGGGAATGAGGCTTAATTACTTCACTGCTAATTATTGGAGGCTCTTTGAGGGCTACCTGTGAAAGCAAACTTGGTAGTATTTCATCTCCTTGCTTTTCACAAGAGCTAATTTCTTGCTGTGTTGCTACCCGCAGGAACATTGTAAGTTCCCCACACACACCAACAAAAGGCAAACTATCTTCTTACCATTTGTTTGTACAACTGTAACGCTCCGATCCCGGTCACGTTAGGTTCCGTATAACAAAAAAAGCGGTCTGGCTTCAAGATTTCAGCTGTCTGCCGGAGTCCCTGATACCTTTTCTGCAGGTTCGGCTTTTATGTTCATAGTGCTACAAAAGCCTTGGAAGCTATGAATTATCAATTGCTTTCTGCTGTCCAGAACCTCTGCCTCTTAGCTTGAGGAGCCCAGAGTCGGTTCCTTTCCCGATTACCATCTTGCAAACTCTTATTTTGCTAAGAAGGGAACAGACGGGGCttgccagggagcagagccagaCCTCGGGAGGGTGCTGGCttccctgtcttgggaaggatgAGCAACCAGAACATTTTGCAACAGCCAATCTTGCTGCTGTTACCACACAGGCAACTCACGAGCATGGCTTGCAGGCCATCTGTCATCATTCGCAACTAGCCACGGCTCTGCAAACTGTATCTCACACACATCTCGCTCTCCTTCCCCAGAGCTTTCTCCAGTCAGCCCCCATCCCACCCGTCCGGGGGAGAGGGCATGGTGAGGGTCTCCTTATGGTCATCAGGGCCTATTTGCTGATGTCCCCAGCCCTCTATCTCACAAGCAGCAGTCTGGTTTCTGTTTGGACATGTAGCACCTCCTGGCTATGCCTGCATCTCATgtcttggggcggggggcaggggggggcgtGCAGAGGGGGGCAGGTATGTTCCCTGTAATTGTTGCGCTTGGgaggccatccaggagagagtcaaatgccacccagctgattagcagagtgcccacatctggcaccatgtgtttctgttggtggggcgcatctgcacaggcctcagtgcacataaaatttattctgcatgtgggtggaaaaaagattagaggggactttggggaggggagggtaatCACACCAGTCATTTTATTGTTGTGTCATTACTGGGCTAGAATGGGACCTCTTGTGATCTCTCTTTGTGGCCTGCCCAAGACCTAGCACGTACAGAACTCTGCTGCGTAGCCTTTTATACCCGCCAACCAGCACAGTGACTTTCTCCAGCCCTGAGACATCACCTTTTCTCCCATTCAGTTCTATGTATGCCTCCATTTGTTCCAGCCTGCCCCTTGGGttttcttttcctcccctccctgctcatccagctgtggtgagagagccttctcctctgcagtttgtgctgggggcagctacTTGCTTCCATTAAATTGGAGAAGCCACCTGAAAGCCTCCCTCTCCTGTAGCTGAGGAATAGCCTTAAGTCTGGTGCAGCTCCTGGTTAACCTGGCGGAGCAGTGTTGGGGCACAGCTCCAACAGAGGTGGTCTGCAAGCCCAGGCTGTGTTGTGTTGCTAAACTATGATGTATTTTCACCCCCTTACAGCTCTTAGGCCAGTTGGAAAACACAGGCCCGCCCCCAGCGGACAAAGAGAAGATcacctctcttccaacagtgacagtAACTCAGGAGCAAGTTGGTGGGTTAAATCCAATATCTGCTCTTTCCTCCTCTCTCTGATAATGGTTGTCATCCTGCTGCATGTCTCCTACCACTAGTGTCGTCCAGAGGCTCCAAAGGCTTCTCCCTTAAGCTTCCCTGCTCTCTCTGCTAATGATTAGTCTCTTGGCCTCCCCCAAGTGCCTGCTACCACCCTTTCAGCAGTGTTGTGTACCCTGCAACACCTGCTCCACcgtctagctcagtggttcccaacctggggtccgcgGATCCCTGGGGGTCTGCGAGAGTATTGTAGGgggtctgtggggaaaaaaatatgataaaaaaaaaaaaagaaagttttaaataaattgcagcgTTACCATAATTTGTAAATAAATCTCTTCCAATCATGTCGTGAATGGCTGTCAAGctctgtgttgtggtttcctttttcatgcaATGAAGTGTACAGAGCGGCTAGAATGGGCCGTAGGGGCCCGTGACCGGTTTGTAGGGGCGGCTGCGGGTCTGCGAATGGCTGGGGGTGGAACTGGGATCTGCacgagtgaaaaggttgggatccACTGATCTAGATGAACTGCTCCACTGCAGCGGAGGaggtgtgtgtgattttttttagccCTGGAGGTTTTGCTGCCCAGTGTTGCTCACCACTTGGGCTCCCCTGATTCTGGAGGCCGGCCTGCTTTGATCCTTGGTCCCAGTTGCCTTGCAAAAGTTACAATGGGCTGAGCTGAATAAGTAGCAGACACTGGCTGGTGAAATCAAGGCTTTGGACTGACAACGTGGCATTCACAGTGCACATGATACGATGCATTTTTCCAGTCGCCAGAAACACGCCTTTTGCTGATTGGCGCGTTTGCTGCTTTGCTTTTAACTCCCCGTTTGTGTGTGTTCTGTGGGTCGCTGTCCAATgcgagggggctgggggttgcaAGTCCCTTCTCTGTTCTCAGCTCTGGCTGGTAAATACAGCTCTGAACAAATTCCTGCTGAACTGTTCTAAATCATCTTTAATATGTGGATGTGAAGATCACATGGTCCTTTGGCAGACCTGATAGCAAAGGATTCTGGTTGTTTCATGGGTGCTTCTGGTTTCACAGTTAGCTCAGCAAGAGGGTTTGCTTGTGAGCCACACACTTCTGCAAACACACTAAGGCTAGACAGATCTACATTAGgcaacaaagtcaatcccagatacacagttccagctatgccattagcatagctagaatcgacatatcagaaacacctttctgccctagtgtagatcagggctcttcagacTTGCGccagcatcccttactccacgcaaTAGAGTGCCAGGGtggatggccaagcccagagagatggatttttgCCATGTCTTAACACACGTGTCCAGAAGGTTGTCTGTGGCATGGCGATCTTCTCTTATAGACATGTCCTACGATGCAGTCAGGATACTTCCCTCCCACGaggccagccccctcctctccccccgcaAGCTACTGTGTTTCCCCAAAACTAAAACTGTTCAAAACCACGCTGCTTAATTTAAAAAGTCTGTTTCCATggtatctgtttttttttctggatctTTTTATATGCACGCGTTTGCTTCTCCTTTGTGGAGAgtgaggaggtgtgtgtgtgtgtgtatatgtctgTCTCCTATATTGTATTGTCTCATGCAAAGCAGCTGCGGAGTTGGCCCTGTGTCTGTGAGCTAGCTGAACTTCTgttgtgctgccaggcagctgagGTAGGAAATTACTGGTGTGGGTTCGGTGTCTCTGCTGGCAGAGGACAGGAGCTAGGAAATGCGCATTGGTGCTGGAGTTGCCGTGTCAGTGCAGCACGAGTGGTGTGATGGGAGAGCAGGTCTATGTCCAAATTGGGAGTGCTGCGCAGCCAGTGTGCTCTTTCCTGCGGAGGAA from the Carettochelys insculpta isolate YL-2023 chromosome 30, ASM3395843v1, whole genome shotgun sequence genome contains:
- the RNF115 gene encoding E3 ubiquitin-protein ligase RNF115; translated protein: MAEASAAAAVSQHRFFCHSCKGEVSPKLPEYICPRCESGFVEEVTDDSSFLDGSGSGIDDSPSTQFAEFWDHLDHTMLFPDFRPFLSSSSLDQDSRDNERGHQAHADLWGPSRPPRLPMTRRYRSRGSSRPDRSPAIEGIIQQIFAGFFANSAIPGSQHPFSWSGMLHSNPGDYAWGQSGLDAIVTQLLGQLENTGPPPADKEKITSLPTVTVTQEQVDMGLECPVCKEDYTVAEQVRQLPCNHFFHSSCIVPWLELHDTCPVCRKSLNGEDSTRQTQNPEASASNSFSSESQLHDRWTF